A genomic stretch from Gardnerella leopoldii includes:
- a CDS encoding Rib/alpha-like domain-containing protein, translating to MLPAKFRGFASRVGRLASRALVWRKTSANDAVRTSSTAVISSSNANTFGAASTSFDNAVTSSNAATSGSVTIARAARPSHTLRRALFAMLVSAATIVTMLIVPPAHNAKADQAWWDKSGNGFFTHNGYWVGDAQRDIDLSYPEIETVNDNGRIRRKITWKVTFNANSLALKRMGSSQFAAENIGNQKSDGQAWDGRSYIYVYLPRGIDDSSVHVYREYTKRSLLPGQTNFNWSLQGDEKNPGEFNAGWTRWTYTYADGPKFQHDWDLSLGNLGRGKDPKDQFKDQFDTCEVKKWKEHGDFSRVLISRENGDTVTAYRWIVSAYLDDSVTVPENLPFIAGFRSDDSDKHKFAIMGPYDTDGDGFPDLWEHAHNTNPDSWDELRYPEPKGAFGRFDDGKDYNAVYGKPYSQKPFMYTGKWVGDSVKGHFEYNKDKNPKPTNPKDYKTEDIPQNGIAYVFTNQKLPDGVRRVWSSNNMQDGDVYLNEFTGEVIYKPRKQDAGKTVTFNIGINYPDPSFYNCKKSQVSVSKKVVFKVKKMSQLYNPVYVTKDMYAGTQDFSDRPTSDGSYGSIKGPLPEGTTFAIGKYNHGIDPLSWSAIQPQDTKTGSVYFYPNKWLTASKPNDPYKTPVIVTYPDGSKSTDEDSITKGNPVYAKVNLKRHDPGTGDLQLHIARNQNGQEINYNNGFVFRKNRDVNPQPWIDSWSVQEPGDIKIRSVCADTTSPTNIKFYLDGINGIKINGEKPWPHATDEEQEKCRNGQGCVANKLFDSTGNTMERTRGSITGKPVKTGNYQCTVYALKPKALKKFEDAEKKNKNIGKEEGSSTNIISSDTFSELREGIDYTSRTVPIKVHSDAHYYNPKYDKIYVKAGNSKQSAVPVSHRGSNGVKGDDKSQNDLVDEGTRLPKGTWFELRGYPNDKNKVRDWFKFDGKQSNKKSGENKPEDATSEEMYGKVTFSPNKIVKINEEYYAPVIVHYPDGSTSEDPDSGNLGKPVYAPVEVTNQDIQKNDLKLNVYSQHGGGRKIEDNDKSGMRFRKGDTLGDKPSDTYKPMFFDSWSSAKQGKIYQRMLCYKKNPQTGKPEPKSYEVDGVNGLKLAGRKGNIEGGEFTDKNPSQWTRANEQQRKECKANDSKCDRNKYLYGNERDTTERTWGWLYGKVKENGDFVCTVYAIKDLEGKGNAHGALQTKFDNAVKEFVKNPGDRKFEDVISKSVLTDKQGSQDHPEYATQRHIDWDSVKFPIHVHSDAHYYNPKYEPITMEAGTKQATGLPQSKKNANGADKSQDDVKEGDLPDGTWFEKNGLSYAFFEDGQDNKADSGDSAKNGTGQFGKVTFRPHRWFPVAPDQTQVIVHYPDGSKSTDSDSGNNGKPIYASVKVTRSHDETPDNLHLNVGDKEGSGNWSNTTIKLTKGEELSASKQTTRWLDSWSVYKPGKINLRTICYKINSDGTKSHYQSGGIAGITMQEVKIWEHTENAQQQKDCEKDSRQCHPDRQLYDDYITNGNSRDTTERTRGWIKGKANESGDYECVVYAIKQKQFKDDTNNLLDRFDAAVAKLNKDASKNNTDPLQNFKWKLDGDNGSKNAVEGIDYAKRPIPIKIHNENHFYNPKYVDVNVTAGQKVENAVPQSVKSANGANEYQDAVKAGALPDGTWFEFKDSANGFEVNDYGTKGKSVSLDWSYWASAAGNTGEQSNKPDDPTKQKSGKHSAKDDGTRYGKVTFHPDQSVAPKSYFKEIVIHYPDGSTSEESDSGNNGNPVYAKVTVSGLGSGADKDLKMTLLRSQDADPVDTLGGGHSLTVMSGTSLTKNPYVLAWSLKDRSNISLRMMCTKQGEEKWSRGLDDTLNMHLNQNYGESVKPWTFATADQRKSCSENSNNCIANLLYGFTKNKDPNSIESAVSRSEDDIAGVPQKAGNYTCAVFALKPNALTVFNNTVDAGLSADKKYSSTDMQKVQLTGLKSAVDWNRISFDVNVIDPPKFALPKTGGMNWNVLLGAFAVIGTGVMAAGFFLEQTKWGRAMLDALLRKTLIKDFICKTAKKLRALRRRSERWRC from the coding sequence ATGTTACCAGCAAAGTTCCGTGGATTCGCATCACGCGTGGGTCGTCTTGCGTCGCGCGCTTTGGTCTGGCGTAAGACCAGCGCTAACGACGCCGTTCGTACTTCCAGCACCGCAGTTATTTCTTCCAGCAATGCCAATACTTTCGGCGCTGCCAGCACTTCTTTCGACAATGCAGTCACTTCCAGCAACGCAGCCACTTCCGGCAGCGTCACCATCGCTCGCGCAGCACGCCCATCTCACACTCTTCGTCGCGCGCTCTTCGCAATGCTCGTATCAGCCGCCACCATAGTAACCATGCTCATAGTGCCGCCGGCACATAATGCGAAAGCTGATCAGGCTTGGTGGGATAAATCAGGTAACGGTTTTTTCACTCATAATGGTTATTGGGTTGGTGACGCTCAGAGAGATATTGATCTTTCATATCCTGAAATAGAGACTGTTAATGATAATGGTCGTATCAGGAGAAAGATAACTTGGAAAGTAACTTTTAATGCCAATAGCTTAGCACTTAAAAGAATGGGCTCATCGCAATTCGCTGCTGAAAATATTGGAAATCAGAAATCTGATGGTCAGGCTTGGGATGGTAGAAGCTACATCTACGTATATCTTCCGAGGGGTATTGATGACTCTAGTGTTCATGTTTATCGTGAATATACAAAACGAAGTTTATTGCCTGGTCAAACTAATTTTAACTGGTCGTTACAGGGAGATGAGAAGAATCCAGGAGAATTTAATGCAGGTTGGACCAGATGGACATATACTTACGCTGATGGTCCGAAATTTCAGCATGATTGGGATTTGTCTTTAGGAAACCTTGGACGAGGTAAAGATCCGAAGGATCAATTTAAAGATCAATTTGATACTTGTGAAGTTAAAAAATGGAAAGAACACGGAGATTTTTCTCGTGTGTTGATTTCTCGAGAGAACGGTGATACCGTAACTGCGTATCGATGGATAGTTTCTGCTTATCTTGATGATTCTGTAACTGTTCCAGAAAACCTTCCATTCATTGCAGGATTTAGATCGGATGATAGTGATAAGCACAAGTTTGCGATCATGGGTCCTTATGATACAGATGGCGATGGTTTCCCTGATTTATGGGAGCACGCTCATAACACGAATCCTGATTCTTGGGATGAACTACGGTATCCAGAGCCGAAAGGTGCGTTTGGTAGATTCGATGACGGCAAAGATTATAACGCTGTTTATGGTAAACCTTATTCGCAAAAACCATTTATGTATACCGGTAAGTGGGTTGGTGATTCTGTAAAAGGTCATTTCGAATACAATAAGGATAAAAATCCGAAGCCTACAAACCCTAAGGACTATAAAACAGAAGATATACCACAAAATGGCATAGCATATGTGTTTACTAATCAAAAACTACCTGACGGAGTCCGGCGTGTGTGGAGTAGTAACAATATGCAGGATGGTGATGTATACCTCAATGAATTCACTGGTGAGGTCATATACAAACCTAGGAAGCAGGATGCGGGTAAGACTGTAACCTTTAATATAGGTATAAATTATCCTGATCCATCTTTCTATAACTGCAAGAAATCACAGGTTAGTGTATCTAAAAAGGTCGTTTTCAAAGTTAAGAAGATGTCGCAGTTGTACAACCCAGTGTATGTAACAAAGGATATGTATGCTGGTACTCAGGATTTTTCTGATAGACCTACCAGTGATGGATCGTATGGATCTATAAAGGGTCCTTTACCTGAAGGTACTACTTTTGCAATAGGAAAGTACAATCATGGAATAGATCCTTTATCGTGGTCTGCAATTCAACCACAAGATACTAAGACTGGTTCTGTATATTTTTACCCTAACAAGTGGCTTACTGCAAGCAAGCCAAATGATCCTTATAAGACACCAGTAATAGTTACATATCCTGATGGATCAAAATCTACAGATGAAGATTCTATTACTAAAGGTAATCCTGTTTATGCGAAGGTAAATTTAAAGCGTCATGATCCTGGTACTGGTGACTTGCAGCTCCATATTGCTAGGAACCAAAATGGTCAAGAGATTAACTACAACAATGGATTCGTATTCCGCAAGAATCGTGATGTTAATCCACAGCCATGGATAGATTCTTGGTCAGTGCAGGAGCCTGGCGATATTAAGATTCGCTCTGTGTGTGCTGATACTACAAGTCCTACGAATATTAAGTTTTATCTTGACGGTATTAATGGAATAAAAATAAATGGCGAAAAACCGTGGCCTCATGCTACTGATGAGGAACAGGAAAAGTGTCGAAATGGTCAGGGTTGTGTAGCAAACAAATTATTTGATAGCACTGGCAATACCATGGAGCGTACGCGTGGTAGTATCACCGGAAAGCCAGTAAAGACTGGTAATTATCAGTGCACTGTATATGCTTTGAAGCCTAAGGCTTTGAAGAAATTTGAGGATGCTGAGAAAAAGAATAAGAATATTGGAAAGGAAGAAGGTTCTTCTACTAATATCATTAGTTCGGATACCTTCAGTGAGTTAAGAGAAGGCATTGACTATACATCTAGGACTGTGCCAATTAAGGTTCACTCTGACGCGCATTATTATAACCCTAAATACGATAAGATATATGTGAAGGCTGGTAATTCTAAACAATCGGCTGTTCCAGTAAGCCATCGTGGTTCTAACGGCGTGAAGGGCGACGACAAGAGTCAAAATGATCTTGTTGATGAAGGCACAAGGTTGCCAAAAGGCACTTGGTTTGAGTTAAGAGGGTATCCTAACGATAAAAATAAAGTTCGTGACTGGTTTAAGTTTGATGGTAAGCAAAGTAACAAGAAATCAGGAGAGAACAAGCCTGAAGATGCTACTTCCGAAGAGATGTATGGCAAAGTCACTTTTTCTCCAAACAAGATTGTTAAGATTAACGAAGAATATTACGCTCCTGTAATCGTGCATTATCCGGACGGTTCCACTTCTGAAGATCCGGATTCTGGTAATCTTGGCAAACCTGTATACGCTCCAGTGGAAGTAACTAATCAAGATATTCAAAAAAATGATTTAAAACTCAATGTTTATTCCCAACATGGTGGCGGAAGGAAAATTGAGGACAACGATAAAAGCGGTATGCGTTTCCGTAAAGGTGATACTTTAGGCGACAAGCCTAGCGATACGTATAAGCCAATGTTCTTTGACTCCTGGTCGAGTGCTAAGCAGGGAAAAATTTACCAGCGCATGCTTTGCTACAAAAAGAATCCACAAACTGGTAAACCTGAACCTAAAAGCTATGAGGTTGATGGTGTTAATGGTCTGAAACTTGCTGGTCGAAAAGGCAATATTGAAGGCGGTGAGTTTACCGATAAGAATCCATCTCAGTGGACGCGAGCTAATGAACAGCAGAGGAAAGAGTGTAAAGCCAATGATAGTAAGTGCGATCGTAATAAATATCTTTATGGTAATGAACGTGATACTACAGAGCGCACGTGGGGCTGGCTGTACGGCAAGGTAAAAGAAAATGGCGACTTTGTGTGCACTGTGTACGCTATTAAAGACCTTGAGGGTAAAGGTAATGCGCATGGTGCTTTGCAAACTAAGTTTGATAATGCTGTAAAGGAGTTTGTAAAGAACCCTGGTGACCGCAAGTTTGAAGATGTTATCAGTAAGTCAGTCTTAACGGATAAGCAGGGTAGTCAAGATCATCCTGAATATGCCACTCAAAGGCACATCGATTGGGACTCTGTGAAATTCCCAATTCACGTGCACTCGGACGCGCACTACTACAACCCTAAGTATGAGCCTATAACTATGGAGGCTGGTACCAAACAAGCCACTGGGCTGCCTCAAAGCAAGAAGAATGCTAACGGTGCTGATAAGTCGCAAGACGATGTGAAAGAAGGCGACTTGCCGGACGGCACTTGGTTTGAAAAGAATGGTTTAAGTTATGCATTCTTTGAGGATGGTCAAGACAATAAAGCTGACTCTGGTGATTCAGCTAAAAATGGCACGGGTCAGTTTGGTAAGGTTACGTTCCGACCGCACAGGTGGTTCCCTGTTGCTCCTGACCAAACGCAGGTTATAGTGCATTATCCGGACGGTTCTAAATCAACAGATTCAGATTCTGGAAACAACGGCAAGCCTATTTATGCGAGTGTGAAGGTTACTCGATCACATGATGAGACTCCTGATAATTTGCACTTGAATGTTGGCGATAAAGAAGGTAGTGGCAACTGGTCTAATACTACAATCAAACTCACTAAGGGCGAGGAGTTAAGTGCTTCTAAACAGACGACTCGTTGGCTTGATTCTTGGTCCGTGTATAAGCCTGGAAAAATCAATTTGCGCACAATCTGCTATAAGATCAATTCAGACGGCACTAAGTCTCACTACCAGTCGGGCGGTATTGCCGGCATTACGATGCAGGAAGTTAAAATTTGGGAGCATACAGAGAATGCGCAACAGCAGAAAGACTGCGAGAAGGATAGCAGACAGTGCCACCCTGATAGGCAGCTGTATGACGATTACATTACGAATGGTAACTCACGCGACACAACTGAGCGTACTCGTGGATGGATTAAAGGCAAGGCTAACGAATCTGGTGACTACGAGTGCGTAGTGTATGCGATTAAGCAAAAGCAGTTTAAGGACGATACCAATAATTTGCTTGATAGATTCGATGCAGCTGTAGCAAAACTCAACAAAGATGCAAGTAAGAATAACACTGATCCGTTGCAAAACTTCAAGTGGAAACTTGATGGTGATAACGGCAGCAAAAACGCGGTTGAAGGCATTGACTATGCGAAGCGCCCAATACCAATTAAGATTCACAACGAAAACCACTTCTACAACCCGAAGTACGTTGATGTGAACGTTACGGCTGGTCAAAAGGTTGAGAATGCTGTGCCTCAAAGCGTTAAGAGCGCTAACGGTGCGAATGAATACCAGGATGCTGTGAAGGCTGGCGCGCTGCCGGATGGCACTTGGTTTGAGTTTAAGGATTCTGCGAACGGCTTTGAGGTAAATGATTACGGTACTAAGGGCAAGAGTGTGTCTTTAGACTGGTCGTATTGGGCTTCCGCTGCTGGTAACACCGGTGAGCAAAGCAATAAGCCTGACGATCCTACCAAACAAAAGAGTGGCAAGCACAGTGCCAAGGATGACGGCACGCGTTACGGCAAAGTGACCTTCCATCCAGATCAATCTGTTGCGCCTAAATCGTACTTTAAAGAGATTGTCATCCATTATCCGGATGGCTCCACTTCGGAAGAGTCGGATTCCGGAAACAACGGCAATCCTGTGTATGCGAAAGTTACGGTTTCAGGTTTGGGCAGTGGTGCCGACAAGGATCTTAAGATGACATTGCTAAGGTCTCAAGATGCTGATCCTGTTGACACTCTTGGTGGAGGTCATTCTCTTACTGTTATGAGCGGCACGAGCCTTACTAAGAACCCGTATGTGCTCGCGTGGAGCTTGAAGGATCGTAGCAATATTTCATTGCGCATGATGTGCACTAAGCAAGGCGAGGAAAAGTGGAGTCGCGGGCTTGACGATACGCTCAATATGCACCTGAACCAGAATTATGGCGAAAGTGTAAAGCCGTGGACTTTTGCAACTGCTGATCAGCGAAAGTCTTGCAGTGAGAACAGTAATAATTGCATAGCTAACTTGCTGTATGGATTCACGAAGAATAAAGATCCGAACAGCATAGAAAGCGCTGTGTCTCGCAGTGAAGACGATATTGCTGGCGTACCTCAAAAGGCTGGAAATTACACGTGCGCTGTGTTTGCGTTGAAGCCGAATGCACTAACGGTGTTTAATAACACTGTTGATGCTGGGCTTAGTGCTGATAAAAAGTATTCGTCTACAGATATGCAAAAGGTTCAGCTTACAGGATTAAAGTCTGCGGTTGATTGGAACAGAATTTCCTTCGACGTGAACGTGATCGATCCGCCTAAATTCGCTCTGCCAAAGACCGGCGGAATGAACTGGAATGTGCTGCTTGGTGCGTTTGCTGTGATTGGCACGGGCGTGATGGCGGCTGGGTTCTTCCTTGAGCAAACCAAGTGGGGGCGCGCGATGCTTGATGCGTTGCTGCGTAAGACACTGATTAAAGATTTTATCTGCAAAACTGCCAAAAAGCTTCGCGCTTTAAGGCGACGTAGCGAAAGGTGGCGATGCTGA
- a CDS encoding SpaH/EbpB family LPXTG-anchored major pilin: protein MNKFTKQCVAAFASLAMAGTLCVAGAVVANSSAWAAATPSVDTTFNTKGKTGLTTDSQTGDYQKAPWLEQAPTSGNITVYKWKSETDQTGNQKKETPVKGAEFTIKKVKSVSGKKLDLTKYDSWVEIAKAADKLNKNAAGVVVTDETFAANAGKLTGTTNDNGVLRFKDLPLGLYQVQETKAPEGYSAAETKPFYMTLPMIQQVTAGSKKDTKYNYSPFVDPKNVDINDSVKKTKDTTKTVGAGDNISYTITADLDKIKAKTSDIITADDFKGYSVFDLAPANYFTSYNDVVKKVKAGDTELKVTEDYTVNTAEVNTDKKITIDFTDKGRGKLAAAANASTGKAAKVTVELTFKLVDTAKLGNSSVTNKGGIVPSHDTGTTPSEVKTKDNPKVDFATFKIKKVSSKDNSVLKDAKFRLFAVESEANTCAKALKEGKSGNELKNACETPSSTGFGEKKTGVDGLTEAYSVKRAEKFYAVETVAPAGYIRNPDVHPIIVDTAKTEETITVENLPDSGNDGKSWLFNLPKTGAAGVIIFALAGMCLVAVGMFIFLRNRKKDEEQQAA from the coding sequence GTGAATAAATTCACTAAACAATGCGTGGCGGCATTCGCCTCGCTCGCAATGGCTGGCACGCTGTGCGTCGCCGGCGCCGTGGTGGCAAACAGCTCTGCTTGGGCTGCTGCTACGCCAAGTGTTGATACTACTTTCAATACAAAGGGTAAAACAGGTTTGACCACAGATTCGCAAACTGGTGATTACCAAAAGGCTCCGTGGCTTGAACAAGCTCCAACTTCTGGTAACATCACTGTTTACAAGTGGAAGAGTGAAACTGATCAAACCGGAAACCAGAAGAAGGAAACTCCTGTCAAGGGTGCAGAATTTACTATTAAGAAGGTTAAGTCTGTCAGCGGTAAAAAACTTGATCTGACCAAGTATGACTCTTGGGTAGAGATCGCTAAGGCAGCTGATAAACTCAACAAGAATGCAGCCGGTGTTGTAGTAACTGATGAGACATTTGCTGCTAATGCAGGTAAATTAACTGGCACTACAAACGATAATGGTGTTTTAAGGTTTAAGGATCTTCCACTTGGTTTATATCAGGTTCAGGAAACCAAGGCTCCTGAGGGCTATTCTGCTGCGGAAACTAAACCATTCTATATGACTTTGCCAATGATTCAGCAGGTTACTGCTGGCAGCAAGAAAGATACCAAGTACAACTATTCTCCGTTCGTTGATCCTAAGAACGTTGATATCAATGATAGTGTTAAGAAGACTAAGGATACAACGAAGACTGTAGGTGCTGGAGATAATATTAGTTATACCATTACCGCAGACCTCGATAAGATTAAGGCGAAGACTTCTGACATAATTACTGCAGATGATTTCAAAGGTTATAGCGTCTTCGATCTTGCGCCAGCTAATTACTTTACGAGCTATAACGATGTTGTAAAGAAGGTTAAGGCAGGAGATACTGAACTTAAAGTAACTGAAGATTACACAGTTAATACTGCTGAAGTTAACACTGATAAGAAGATTACAATTGATTTCACTGATAAAGGTCGTGGAAAGCTTGCTGCTGCTGCAAATGCTAGTACTGGCAAGGCTGCAAAAGTAACTGTTGAGTTGACGTTCAAACTTGTTGATACGGCTAAACTCGGTAATAGCTCTGTTACCAACAAGGGTGGTATTGTGCCATCTCACGATACTGGAACAACTCCAAGTGAAGTTAAAACTAAAGACAACCCAAAGGTAGACTTCGCTACATTCAAAATCAAGAAGGTTTCTTCTAAGGATAATTCTGTTTTGAAAGATGCAAAGTTCAGGTTGTTTGCAGTGGAATCGGAAGCGAATACTTGTGCTAAAGCCCTTAAAGAAGGTAAGAGTGGCAATGAACTTAAGAATGCTTGTGAAACTCCATCCTCTACTGGTTTTGGCGAGAAGAAGACTGGTGTGGATGGCTTAACTGAAGCTTATTCTGTTAAGCGTGCTGAAAAGTTCTATGCAGTGGAAACTGTTGCTCCAGCTGGATACATTCGTAACCCTGATGTTCATCCTATTATTGTTGATACAGCTAAGACTGAGGAAACTATTACCGTTGAGAACCTTCCAGATTCAGGCAATGACGGTAAGAGCTGGCTCTTCAATCTTCCAAAGACCGGTGCTGCAGGCGTGATTATCTTCGCGTTGGCTGGCATGTGCTTGGTTGCTGTTGGTATGTTCATCTTCTTGCGCAACCGCAAGAAGGATGAAGAGCAGCAGGCTGCCTGA
- a CDS encoding class C sortase has product MKLNDAVAKVYAFLNKIALNTPIVSKLFKNRTAETSTAETTVIETVTSETNPADSNSSEQTSASAQPTVGAQKTKQKSKLRRIVEPIAFVLAGILCFSYPVVSTLWNNRVSKEISNAYDKYNHDQAGDVRRAHIRAAKLYNKTRKNMLTTDPYGPNGQKDVTNTPEYKRYLKALEEPMGIIGIVKIPKIGVKLPIYHGSSQEVLARGAGHLYGTDLPVGGKNRHTVITAHTGLADATMFDDLVNLKKGDYFYLDVQGETLRYKVFRISVVEPHDISLLQREKGRDLATLLTCTPYGVNSHRLLVTGYRVLPDPVKPPDDHVQWPLWMTLFVVAMAFSLIVLSMMIAAATSKRGRQLDIRGKHLLILSRKMLRKLRRE; this is encoded by the coding sequence ATGAAATTAAACGACGCTGTTGCTAAAGTATATGCCTTCCTCAACAAAATTGCCCTTAATACACCCATCGTAAGTAAGCTTTTCAAGAATCGCACTGCTGAAACTAGTACTGCTGAAACTACCGTAATCGAAACTGTTACATCCGAAACTAATCCTGCAGACTCAAACTCTTCCGAGCAGACTTCCGCAAGCGCGCAGCCCACCGTAGGCGCGCAAAAAACCAAGCAAAAATCCAAGCTCCGCCGCATCGTTGAACCAATCGCATTCGTGTTGGCAGGTATTTTGTGCTTCAGTTACCCTGTTGTTTCAACGCTTTGGAACAATCGCGTGTCGAAGGAAATTTCTAACGCGTACGACAAGTATAACCACGATCAGGCTGGTGATGTGCGCCGCGCTCACATTCGCGCCGCGAAGCTTTACAATAAAACTCGCAAGAATATGCTTACCACGGATCCGTATGGTCCGAATGGTCAAAAAGACGTAACTAACACACCTGAATACAAGCGTTATCTTAAAGCGCTTGAGGAACCTATGGGCATTATCGGCATCGTAAAAATTCCGAAAATTGGTGTAAAACTTCCTATTTATCACGGCAGTTCGCAAGAAGTTTTGGCGCGCGGCGCTGGTCATTTGTACGGCACGGATTTGCCGGTTGGTGGCAAGAACCGCCACACAGTTATTACCGCGCACACGGGTCTTGCGGATGCAACCATGTTCGACGATTTGGTGAATTTAAAGAAGGGCGACTACTTCTACCTTGACGTGCAAGGCGAAACTTTACGATACAAAGTGTTCCGCATCAGCGTGGTTGAGCCACACGATATTAGTTTGTTGCAGCGCGAAAAGGGGCGCGACTTGGCGACTCTGCTAACGTGTACCCCGTATGGTGTGAACTCGCATAGGCTTTTGGTGACGGGGTATCGTGTGCTGCCGGACCCTGTGAAGCCGCCGGATGACCACGTGCAATGGCCGCTTTGGATGACGCTATTCGTGGTTGCAATGGCGTTCTCATTGATTGTTTTGTCCATGATGATTGCTGCTGCAACGTCTAAGCGAGGGCGACAGCTCGACATTCGCGGCAAGCATTTGCTGATCCTTTCGCGCAAAATGCTGCGTAAGTTGCGTCGCGAGTAA